The genomic DNA GCTTGCCACGAGGTTCGGCCTGACCCCGTCCGCGATGAGCTACCACTTGCGCTCGCTGGAGCGGTGGGGGCTCGTCATCCGGGCCGGCGGCAACGGCGACGGCCGGGAGCGGCACTGGAAGTCTGCGGGCTCGCACCTGACGATCGACACGTCCGTGGTCAACGGGGGCTCCGGCTCGTTCGGCATGTTCGACACCCAGATCTCCCAGCTCCGGGACCGTGTGTCCAAGTACCTGGCCACACCGCGGCCGGCCGTGCCGGAGGGCAGCAGCCTCGAGGACCTGCGCCGCCTCCCGACGGTCACGCAAGGGGCGGTGCTGCTGACGCCGGCGGAGCGGGAGGAGCTCGCGGACGAGCTGTGGGCGCTGCTGCGGCGGTTCCGTCGCCCCAGCCAGGCCGCCCTCGCCGCCCAGGAGGCGGGGGAGGCCACGGAGTTCTACCGCTTCTTCTTCTCCTTTATTCCTGAGGTCGACGCCGAGCGGAGCCCGTACGGCGAATCCGCCGCGGGCGAGCCCTCCGCCTCCGGCCAGGCGGCCGAGGCTGTGGAGGACGCCGCGCAGACCGGCGCGGGCCGCGAGGACACGGGACGTTTCCGCGGCGCCGCGGGCAGTGGCGGCGCGCCTGGGGAGCTCCCGGCGGAGTGAATCTCGCCGCCTGGGCATGACCGGCCCGCAGTCCCAGGTAATCTTTCATGATGCGGAGGCCGTTCAGGCCCCGACGCCGATTTCAAGGAGAACCGTGCCCACCAAGGCTGCACCGACTGGCAGGAAGCTCGTCATCGTCGAGTCTCCCGCGAAGAGCAAGACGATTGCGGGATACCTCGGTGCGGACTTCGACGTCACGGCCTCCGTGGGCCATATCCGGGACCTGCCCCAGCCCTCCGAGCTGCCGACCGAGCTGAAGAAGTCTCCCCTCGGCAAGTTCGCGGTGGACGTGGAGAACGGTTTCGAGCCGTACTACGTGGTCAACCCGGACAAGAAGAAGACCGTCACCGAGCTCAAGCGCCTGCTCAAGGGCGCGGACGAGCTCTATCTCGCAACTGATGGGGATCGCGAGGGCGAGGCCATCGCGTGGCATCTCCTCCAGGTCCTCAAGCCCAAGGTTCCCGTGCACCGCATGGTCTTCACGGAGATCACCCGCGAGGCCATCACGCGGGCCCTCGAGAACGTCCGGGAGCTGGACGAGGACCTCGTTGACGCCCAGGAGACGCGGCGCATCCTCGACCGCCTCTACGGCTACGAGATCTCGCCGGTCCTGTG from Falsarthrobacter nasiphocae includes the following:
- a CDS encoding helix-turn-helix domain-containing protein; the encoded protein is MTAEQRPPAADDADGAAPSARQGAVVLSDPKAIRALAHGVRLQVIEALFDSDDSFTATELATRFGLTPSAMSYHLRSLERWGLVIRAGGNGDGRERHWKSAGSHLTIDTSVVNGGSGSFGMFDTQISQLRDRVSKYLATPRPAVPEGSSLEDLRRLPTVTQGAVLLTPAEREELADELWALLRRFRRPSQAALAAQEAGEATEFYRFFFSFIPEVDAERSPYGESAAGEPSASGQAAEAVEDAAQTGAGREDTGRFRGAAGSGGAPGELPAE